From Camelina sativa cultivar DH55 chromosome 7, Cs, whole genome shotgun sequence, one genomic window encodes:
- the LOC104704655 gene encoding putative mediator of RNA polymerase II transcription subunit 12 has protein sequence MIDDGGLVGYKTAVANYVGKQPSGVKTDWLVHEYWVDESSADDEKIYPSPQAINKKKAEEEENEKQKQALEEDVEKQSCTIDSHQPHQPQQFPQAPLDCYQPQPCDSAYHQRQFWPGPLDSYQPQPHHIAYEQLIFQPAPLDSYQAQPHDIEYQQLQYRMMTTLKEENGLATLHQQLQQQMNPSPPQGQYILKNWDGDDPRRLVNNIGVYISNV, from the exons ATGATTGACGATGGAGGCCTCGTTGGTTACAAAACCGCAGTAGCAAACTACGTGGGGAAACAACCAAGTGGCGTAAAAACTGATTGGTTGGTGCATGAATACTGGGTTGATGAGTCTTCTGCTGATGACGAAAAG ATCTATCCGAGTCCACAAGCtataaacaagaagaaagcagaagaagaggagaatgaGAAGCAGAAGCAAGCATTAGAAGAGGATGTTGAGAAGCAGTCTTGTACTATCGACTCTCATCAACCACATCAACCGCAGCAGTTTCCGCAAGCCCCGTTGGATTGTTATCAACCGCAGCCTTGTGATTCGGCGTATCATCAGCGGCAGTTTTGGCCAGGCCCGTTAGATTCTTATCAACCGCAACCTCATCATATTGCGTATGAACAACTTATATTCCAGCCAGCCCCACTAGATTCTTACCAAGCACAGCCTCATGATATTGAGTATCAGCAACTACAATATCGCATGATGACGACGCTAAAGGAAGAAAATGGTCTCGCTACTCTACATCAACAACTACAACAACAGATGAATCCTTCTCCTCCGCAAGGTCAATATATATTGAAGAACTGGGATGGCGATGACCCAAGAAGACTTGTTAACAACATCGGCGTATATATATCAAACGTTTGA